The nucleotide sequence TCCTAACTTGCCAGGGTTATTACGAGACAAGATGCAAGATGTTCTTGATTTGATCAAGAAGAAAACTGATGAACATCACATGTTTAGAAAACCACTTCAAATGCGGAAACAGAAGCCAGTGCCAATAAAGCTACTGAATCCAAAATTTGAAGAGAAGTACGTGCTACTAAACTTGAGGTTTTTTGtcatttatttttcatatatatatataataataataaatagaaaaGCCAAATCTTTTTATGGTTCATGAACATAGGGTGCTTATGTTGTAAATAAATATACTATTCACAACATCTTTGCCTTTTGTATCTTTTAAAGGTTGTATATAAAGCCAAATCTTTAGTAGAGTGATGTTACTGGCAGGAACAGATATAAGTGTTGCTGACGCTTCAGCTTTTAAAATTTCTTGGGTGCCATTGCTTGTGGATAGGTGGATAAGACAAAGCAATCTTAGATAGGGTCAAAATCCAATTTTGTTTATTTCTTTCTGTTTGGGGGGCGCATTGCTTGTGTACTCTTCTTATACATGACTCCAAACTTTACCGTTCACTTCAAACTAGCTATTGAGAGATAAGACTTTGGTGGTGTTGTGGCATCTTTATGGTTCTTGTTgtttatatatcttatttaaGTGAAATTATTTAGTATAATTAGTAGTTAACTAATTGAAACTTTCTTCATTTTGTCACTTTCAGTATAATTCTTGTGTAAATGCAAATATATGATtcttatctaaaatctttttgcAGCTTTGTAAAGGGTAGAGATTATGATCCAGATCGAGAGAGAGCAGAGATGAAGAAATTGAAAAAGCTCCTTAAAAGTGAAAAGAAAGGAGCAATACGTGAACTACGAAAAGATAGCCAATTTGTGTCTGGATTAAAAGAGACAGGTAGGTTAAtgcaggaagaagaaagagcagaGAAATATGGAAAGGCTATGGCTTTCCTCCAAGAACAGGAGTATGCTTTCAAGTCTGGACAATTAGGAAAAGGCAGGAAGAGGAGATGAAACTTAGCTTCATTTTATGTCTGGTTTATATGTATTGTTTTCAAGCTTTACAAGGTATGCTACAGCTGcaagtattttatttttatttttctgttcataTCATTCCTGTGTTTTACTTTTTGCTTGGTTTATATCCATCTTTTATTTGCTTTTTGCTTGATTTATATTCGTCCTATTTTACCTTTTCTGGCTCAGGTCATATCCatcctatatttttctttttgctttttgttGGTTGTTTCGGGCATGTGTTTTAGTTTAACAAACTGCGTAAAATTTTAATGTCCTAAATttgttttgatgatcatttcGTGCATAAAAATAGAATTTAGTGGAAACCCTTAATCTAGTTTTTTTATCATGTTGTTCGAGGGGATGCTAGTGTGGTTAGAAACTTTAGTTTCTCTTGTAGTTGTTGAAATTCATTAACGTTATGAGAGAATGAAACAATTGTCATTCGgctgtaattcaaatttggatgaTGTTGGTATTCCAGGCAACATATTGTTCTTGTCTCTGTTGTAAGTCATTATTTTTTTTTGGTTACCTTAAATGCTGCTGGAGGGCTAGAGACAACTGAAAGTCGAATTAGCTAGCTCTTAGGTTGACACTTATCTTACATGGcttgttttccttgagatatttgaaACAGTTCCGGCAATGTGTTCTAGCACTAGTTGTTGGTATTGAGCCATATGTTCCAGCATTAGTTGTGGGTTGAACCTCAAATACCAGTGAGTTTGCATGGATCGGATCGGTAAAAGGTCCCAAACATCAATCAGTAAAAATTGTCTGACCAGTATTTGATACCTGATTCTAGAATCTAGAGTGCCAAGTTTGGGACCTTTTCTTATGCCTTTGCTTTCATTTGACACTGTAGCTGTGTAATTTCAACTCCAAGGCACATTACTTATAATTTGACATGACCAGAAACTAGACGTTCTTGAACTTTGAGAACCTCAAATCAAGAATCTCTTGCAGCTTCTGCAACTGCTCAATTTGAACTAGTGATTTAAGTTGCCCAAGTTGGCCGTCAGCTTTTAGAACTGCATTATCAACGAGATTGTTTagccattattgctgtttacattctcTCGTATACTAATTAGTGGCTCTCCAAATTCCAGGAGTCTGCAAGAGGGTTGTTCTTACAGCTGATTCCGAAAAGGGCTTTAGATTAGTTTGAACTTGCAGAGGTATTTCCAACCAAAGAATTGAAGAACTCAAGTGTATCCTCCAGTTAGGGTTTTAGATTTGGTTGCCCCCTTTGTGCCATTCTAATGCATATCTTTACCAGCTCGAGCTTGTGTAAACTTAATTGTTTCTTAAATTATTTAAGCTAAATTTTTGTTTCCAACATAAACGGCCCGTAGTTGGCTTCATTATGTATAAATATGCATCATTCAAGCTTTTATTTGAGCACTTGAGAAATCGAAATATCAGCTGCGATGGTTCGTCTTCTCGACTGTAATAACAACAGTTTCCATGCATGCAACTGATAGCATTTTGCTAACAAGATGTTAACGAAGGTGAGAGTAAGCCTATGGCTTTGAAGCAAGCCGCGTATGTTCTCCAGAGTTTAGCTTTACGGGGAATACTTTTGAATTCCCATGCCGTCGTTGTGCCCCACCCCCGATAGTTTACCCCCAACAGCATCACCGGATCTCCAACATAAAGAATATACAACCAACCTATCATTAACATCGCCTGATACCAACAGTAGATTTATACGCTTTGCATCAATTGGTTTGGCTTACGATAAGAGGCCATGTCTTTTTATCATCGAAAAGAAAAGAAGTGCATTATGGGATTACATATATTTTTATTCCCGAATTCCTCGGTGCAGAGGAACGGTTGTTCTACAgtacccctcctctctctctctctctctctctctctccattggcGGGTCCCAGAGGCGCGCGCCCATCATTATCACTCCACGCAAGCGACCTTCTCCGCGTTAACCAGTTCCGGCGGAACACGGGAAAGCTCCTTTTGTCTCACTCTCACTGCGACTTGCGGCGCTCTgcgtcctccgccgccgcctcttCTCCTCGCCGCTGATCCGTCACGCCGTCCGCCGCCTCGTCGTAGTCCCTCGTTAGCTGGCCGTCCTCCGGCCGGCCTGCGACGTAGTTGATGAGCTCCTCCCCGGAGGTCTCCCCCGGGGGCGGGGAGATCCGGAGGaggacggcgacggcgacgagcAGGAAGCCGGTGGAGACGAGGAGCGGCCAGAAGAAGCCGGCCACGGCGGAGAAGCTGGGACCGAGGCTGAGGAGGGAGAAGAGCGCCGCGACCAGAGCGGCGGCGACGGCCAGGTGGAACCGGTGCTCCACCGCCGCCTGCATCAGCTTCTCTTGGATCGCCATGGGGAACCACCAAACCCAAGCAAGCGGAGGCTTCCTCTTCTTGCAGAAGTGAAGAAAGACAGGATTCTCTTCTGCTGCCAAACCTTTGTTTTCTTGTCCTttctctctctcgttctctcgCTCCCTCAGGGAGAGAGAGAAAGGCATGTACTTCTCGGTCGGTCTCCCCAAATTACCCCTTACACCTCCGAGATCTCCACTCTCATCAGTCTTTAAAGAAACCGTCATAATGATTACAATACACATCTCATTAGAAAACAgctatatttatttcttatatcaTTTATTT is from Musa acuminata AAA Group cultivar baxijiao chromosome BXJ1-6, Cavendish_Baxijiao_AAA, whole genome shotgun sequence and encodes:
- the LOC103986542 gene encoding uncharacterized protein LOC103986542, with amino-acid sequence MTVSLKTDESGDLGGVRGNLGRPTEKYMPFSLSLRERENEREKGQENKGLAAEENPVFLHFCKKRKPPLAWVWWFPMAIQEKLMQAAVEHRFHLAVAAALVAALFSLLSLGPSFSAVAGFFWPLLVSTGFLLVAVAVLLRISPPPGETSGEELINYVAGRPEDGQLTRDYDEAADGVTDQRRGEEAAAEDAERRKSQ